Below is a genomic region from Equus caballus isolate H_3958 breed thoroughbred chromosome X, TB-T2T, whole genome shotgun sequence.
ttggTACAgtatttcttcacatattttgcccatttattaattgggttgtctgttttcttattattgagttttcagagttctttatatattttggatacacgTCCTTTATGAGAGTCCTTTTTCTCTGTATATATCTCacatatatatctcatatatacagagaaaatatacagatattttctcccagtctgtggcctgtcttttcattctcttaacagtgtcgttgtctttcaaagagcagaagttttaaattttgaagttcaatttattactttttcttttatggttagtggcttttttttttttttttggtcctaaGAAATCTTTATCTACCAGtaggtcacaaagatattctcctatgttatcttcaaaaaagctattttatagttttagtttttacatttaagtctatggtCCATCTAAAATGagtttttgtgtatagtgtgaggtaggggttgaggttctttcttattttcttgggATTGCAATATGCATCTTTAATTTATCTTGGTCTCCCTTGAGttaatcttttattatttatttattttttttttattgagttattgataggttacaatcttgtgaaatttcagttgtacattaatgtttgtcagtcatgttgtaggtgcaccacttcaccctttgtgcccaccccccaccccacctttcccctggtatccactaaactgttcttagtccataattttaaattcctcatatgagtggagtcatacacagattatccttctctcgctggcttatttcacttaacataattctctcaaggtccatccatgttattgcaaatggaatgattttgttctgttttgcagctgagtagtattccattgtatatatataccacaacttctttatccattcgtctgttgctggacacttaggttgcttccacgtcttggctattgtaaacagtgctgcaataaacattggggtgcataggacttttgggattgctgacttcaagctctttggataaatacccagtagtgggatggctggatcatatggtagttctatttttaattttttgaggaatctccatactgttttccatagtggctgcaccagtttgcatcccaccagcagtgtatgagggttcctttttctccgcaacctctccaacatttgttgctattagttttagatatttttgtcattctaacgggtgtaaggtgatatcttagtgtagttttgatttgcatttccctgatgatcagcgatgatgagcatcttttcatgcgcctattggccatcagtatatcttctttggagaaatgtctgttcatgtctccagcccattttttgattgggttgtttgatgttttgtggttgagttgcgagctTGACTTAATCTTATACTGCTTCATGTATAATGTAAGATCCTTATCAAAGAGTACAGTTCAGTTTCCTCCCTTCTCGTCCTTGTGCTGCTGTTGCCATGTTTTTCATTTACATTAGAGACTGCACGGTACATTGCTATTTCTGCTTTAAACAGTCGCTTGTCTGGTAAGCAATTAAGGTGAGAAAAGAATAGTCTGTGCTATTTAGTGACACATCTGTCACTTCCActgctcttcattccttcctgtaGATTTGATTTTCATCtagtatcattttccttcaggctaaagaatgtcttcatttcttgtCGTGCAGAAGATCTGCTCCAGATGAATTTCCTCAAATTTTGTTAGCCTGAAAGTATCTCTACTTTACTTCATTGCTGGAGATATTTTCATTAGATATAGAAGGTGAAGTTACcagattttgcttttctttcagcacttttaaAAGACATAATTCTATTGTCTTATGGCCTCTATTATTTCTGATAAGAAGTCAGTCATCATGTTTCATTGTTGTTTACTCTATGTAacgtgtctttttttctttgggtgctttaaataattttctgtCTTTGCTGGTCAGCAGTTTGACTATGACGTGCCTAAGGGGTGTATGTGTGATGTTAGTTGGGGTTGGCTGAGCTTCTTGTTTTTGATCAAATTTTGGAAATTGTCTTCAATTGTTTTTCTGacatattctctctcttctttcctctgggactccaaatacatacatattagtCTAAtttcttgatattgtcccacaggtcatTGAAGCTCTCATCatattttttccaatcttttttctctctgtgcttcattttgggtaatttctattgacctCTCTCCAGGTTCATAAATCTTTTCCTTTGCTGTATCTAATCTGTTTTTCTTATtcaatgattatttaaaaattttcagatgCTGTACTGTCTCAATACTAAGATTTCCATTGGGTTCATTTTTAGAGTTTCCATGCCTCTTCTAAAATTAAATTCCCCACGTCTTCACCCATTATatccattttttccccataaattccttaacatatttttaataaatcctTGTTtggtaattccaacatctgggctgtctctgagtctgcttctgtttttttcttttgataagtgtcatgtttttctgcttcttcacatATCTAGGGTTATTTCACTGTATACCAGATACTGTAGATGGTAGCTGTGGAAACTCtagattttcttatctttctttgaagagtgttgaattttgttctgGCATTCAGTTAAATTACCGGCACATCACCTTGATCCTGGGGAGGCTTGGTTTTAGGCTCTGTTAGAGGAGGCCTAGTTCAGTTTAGCCCTTTGTTCTGGGAAATGGTCTTTACCCCTAAGGTGTGGCCCTCTGGAGTTATGGAAAGCTCAACATATTTCACATGCCCTCCTAACTTGCTGGGCcttgagctctttttttttttttgaggtaacactggttttaTAACagtatatagatttcaggtgtacatcattataatttgagttctgtatacactacatcgTCTTCACTACCAAAAGTCTCTCAATCTGTCTCCCATTACTGGGAAATTGCTAAAATCTCTGTTTAGCTCTTCAGGCCTTCAATTCTTGGCTCCTTGGCATCACTCCACACACATGCACTTTAGGACTCAAAACAAGCATCCAAGGGGAGTCTGTAGGCCAGCATGGTGGCTCCTCTTTTGTGGCTCCCTCTTTACATGTTTTCCCTCCTCAATTTCTAGCCACTGTGGCAGCTATACACTCTGACCTCTAACTTGTCAGCCTAATAAACCTCTTGCTTTCTCCTCGAGCTCTACTCCCTGTACTCAGTGTGGACTTGAAAACGCCCTGAGAGGAAAAGCCAGTTACACGTGGCTCTCACctagtttgcttttcttcttttgaaggTTATTTCCACAGTGATTGCCTGTTTAGGTTGCTCTCCAGTGCcatcaaacaatttttaaaaaatattttttccagaatttaCACTAGCTATCAGCAGGAATGTTAGTCTGATACAAGCTGCTCTGCCATTATTGTAAGCAGAACTCACCCAAATAtggtattttttcaaattttgttttgatgcCCTGCATTTCTGAATCACTAGGCATATATACTTGGTCTTCATATTGGGTAAACCAATGCTGGCGTTCGGTTGTCTGTTCTGAGGATttacttcatttaatttaaatttcactaAGTAATCCAGTAAATTAGTTATTCTTAATGGTTATCCAAGTTTCAGAGGCTGAAAATAGGTCTCTAATAGTGACAACATCTTGAGtgttgttaaaatttaaaataaactttcatcTATTTCCTGAAATAGATAATAccttcacatggttcaaaatttaaaaggtaaaaaggaTACACAATAAAAAGTttcactcccacccctcctgcaagtgttttttaaaaattggcagcTACATTTTTGATCTCATGCGTTATACAAGCAAATTGGTTGTATCCTGTCTGTCATAATCCCATGAATTCCTTGacaaagagtttttttaaaaaaaataaatgacatccTCCAGCAGAAATCATTACAAAGGAAGGCATCAATTCCATTTAATTCTGGAAACATTTACTGAGCCGTACGGTGTGCCTAGAACAATGTTAGCTATTGTGGAGGAGAAACATGAGTCATATGGTTGAAAGTACACTTCTCTTAattagaaaggagaagagagtagAATGAAGGACTATTTGTAAGGAAATCTGATGCCTTCTACTTGACCCAGTTGGAGAGTTGATAGAAAAAGGTTCCGCCTCTGTCGAGCTGACACCTGGAGTTAAGGTTATATTCTTGGCCCTGTCTCTCTCATAGGGTCTCTCTCCAGCCCAGCAGCCGCCCTGCTTACAGCCAAGCTCAGCACAAGGTCTAAGAACCTTGCTGGAAGCTTTGTGTCTAGTTTATGGTtcttagggagaaggaaaagctAAGTCACGCCTCTGCAACGTCAGGATGTTGAACTAGCTACAGTTTACAACTAAAGCACTGCTCAAAGGGCTGCGTGTTCTCCGGCCAAGTCCGAAACGGCTGAATCCCCTTCCCAGCAGCTGACAAAACATGGAGCGTCCACAACAGCCGTAATGAAAAGACTGGAAGCTGAGCAAACTTACCAGTGCTACACGCTCCCCTTGTGGCCACACCTTCAGGTTCCCACAAGGGCTTAGACAAGCAAGGCGGGGTAACGTGTACTCGGTGGGAGGGACTGAATAGCAGGCCAGGGGTGTTTGCTAGGAATTTGGGAATACGAGGAGCGGCAGACATTATATCAGTGGTCAGGTCTACATCCGGGTACCTTTGTTCCTCGGCAGGGATTTCAGATCGAGCACACTCCGCCTGCGAGCTGCTCCTAGccagaaaataaaacttgtaCCTTTTCCCATCGGAACTCAAGATGGGTTTGGGGACCTCTGGCTACCACAGGGAAGCAGGCCGTGCCATCTTGCCTTGCTGCAGGTGGCAAGCCTACTGGAGGACCGTTGAAGTCTTTATCTGATCCTCCATCCAGATGCTCAGAATAAAGTTAATTTATAGGCATCATTCTTTCCCGTGATGATGTAAAAAAGTCTCTAGAGAGCAAGGGCTGGTGAACAGAAATTAACCGCACAGTGTCTACAATTATTCTTTTGAGATGTGTAAGAAGGTCATTGATAGTTTATTTAGTATGCTGTCTTTATGGCTTAATTTTAGTGACTGTTAGGGAAGAAAATTGACAGGCTTTTCTTTCATCCCCAACCTCCTGTCCCTTAATTCTCCTCCTTCATGAGGCGTAATTTACTCAATGGGGGTCTTCAGGAATTGAATTCTTATGGTGGGAGGGACTCGAGCAGCATCGATAGAAATACAATGTCAGCCACATATGTTTAGGTTTTCTAAGTAGCCccattaaaaaaggtaaaaagaaacaagtgacattaattttaatattttagttaacccaatatatataaaacatcatTTCAACGTGTAGTCAATATAAAAAGTATTGATGAGACAATTTACCCTTTTTTTGGTACTAAGTCTTTGAgctctggtgtgtattttacacttacagcacatctcaattcaggctagccacatttcaaacgCTCAGTAGctgcatgtggccagtggctacggTACTGAACAGGGCAGGACCAGCGCACAGGCCACAGGGATGCCCTCCAGGTCCCCCCACACATGCAGGCGGTGCACCCTCTAGGCTGCATGCTAGGACAGCGGAAGTGATGATCCAGGCAGGAGCAACGGGTTTAGAATGGGGTCAGATGCCCGGATTCCAGATGGGTTTTGCCGATGAAGAGAACTGGAAAGCAGAGGGGAGGGCGCCGTGGTTGGGAAAGCTGGGTAAGGTCTGGGAGGCGGGAAGAGGCCATCTCGAGGACGAGGCTATGCAGGACGTCTGAGAACTTGGTGGAGGGCCGCATCCTGCCACGTGGACAGGTGGGATTCTACCCAGGACAACCCTTTGGCTGACAGTGGctccttttttgtctttcctgccccctccgcgcccccccccccccccccccagcggtggTCCTCGGCCTGCGCAGCGCCCGGGCGGAGGAGGCCTGCACGGGCACCTGCCCCACCGCCTGCGCCTGCAGCAGCGCCGAGCGCGGCTGCTCGGTGCGCTGCGACCGCGCGGGCCTCCTGCGGGTGCCGGCCGAGTTCCCGTGCGAGGCGGCCTCCATCGACCTGGACCGCAACGGCCTGCGCTTCCTGGGCGAGCGGGCCTTCGGCACGCTGCCGTCGCTGCGCCGCCTGTCGCTGCGCCACAACAACCTGTCCTTCATCACGCCCGGCGCCTTCAAGGGCCTGCCGCGCCTGGCCGAGCTGCGCCTGGCGCACAACGGCGACCTGCGCTACCTGCACGCGCGCACCTTCGTGGCGCTCGGCCGCCTGCGCCGCCTCGACCTGGCCGCCTGCCGCCTCTTCAGCGTGCCGGAGCGCCTCCTGGCCGAGCTGCCCGGCCTGCGCGAGCTCGCCGCCTTCGACAACCTCTTCCGCCGCGTCCCCGGCGCGCTGCGCGGCCTGGCCAACCTGACGCATGCGCACCTGGAGCGCGGCCGCATCGAGGCCGTGGCCTCCAGCTCCCTGCAGGGCCTGCGGCGCCTGCGCTCGCTCAGCCTGCAGGCCAACCGCGTGCGCGCCGTGCACGGCGGCGCCTTCCGCGACTGTGGCGCCCTGGAGCACCTGCTGCTCAACGACAACCGGCTGGCCGTGCTGCCGGCTGACGCCTTCCGCGGCCTGCGGCGTCTGCGCGTTCTCAACCTGGGCGGCAACGCGCTGGGCCAGGTGGCGCGCGCCTGGTTCGCCGACCTCGCGGAGCTTGAGCTGCTCTACCTGGACCGCAACAGCATCGCCTTCGTGGAGGAGGGCGCCTTCCAGAACCTCTCGGGCCTCCTCGCCCTGCACCTCAACGGCAACCGCCTCAACGCGCTCGCCTGGGCCGCCTTCCAGCCCGGCTTCTTCCTGGGCCGTCTCTTTCTCTTCCGCAACCCGTGGCGCTGTGACTGCCACCTACAGTGGCTGCGCGACTGGATGGAGAGCTCCGGGCACGTGGCCGACGTGCCGTGCGCCGCTCCGGGCTCCGTGGCTGGCCTGGACCTCAGCCAGGTGGCCTTTGGGCGCTCCTCCGATGGCCTCTGTGTGGACCCCGAGGAGCTGAACCTCACCACGTCCAGCCT
It encodes:
- the NYX gene encoding nyctalopin, producing MDGLGEPRATSEEQQDPAEPRDEYSSVSSLLVLVLLLPSVVLGLRSARAEEACTGTCPTACACSSAERGCSVRCDRAGLLRVPAEFPCEAASIDLDRNGLRFLGERAFGTLPSLRRLSLRHNNLSFITPGAFKGLPRLAELRLAHNGDLRYLHARTFVALGRLRRLDLAACRLFSVPERLLAELPGLRELAAFDNLFRRVPGALRGLANLTHAHLERGRIEAVASSSLQGLRRLRSLSLQANRVRAVHGGAFRDCGALEHLLLNDNRLAVLPADAFRGLRRLRVLNLGGNALGQVARAWFADLAELELLYLDRNSIAFVEEGAFQNLSGLLALHLNGNRLNALAWAAFQPGFFLGRLFLFRNPWRCDCHLQWLRDWMESSGHVADVPCAAPGSVAGLDLSQVAFGRSSDGLCVDPEELNLTTSSLGPSPEPAATTVSRFSSLLSKLLAPRAPGAEAANATQGPGNASLAGSLPSRALGGWARQTRLLLGSSLLLSVARHALFALQVD